A region from the Sandaracinus amylolyticus genome encodes:
- a CDS encoding carboxypeptidase-like regulatory domain-containing protein has protein sequence MSRSSTFVTTCLLSSLVVVATPGCGAGPSSPMPDAGPLAQGDAAMPMPGDDAAAPEPTTLDVSGTLIDEAGAPVAGAHVHAGGRSAMTDAEGRFAIDALSAPYALRISFTGETRVFVFDALSSATPVLRLRRGWAVRDASLRGAIAMGATPLGDDESIRVGVTTHDRHFDGVAALTHDSQAVWELGATASASLLAVRVREDAEGWPVAYTWLATASREDVAEDATLTGVDLVGTPCGTAHVDLSMRFNEGAAQGYLYAYARVGDAFVRVTDGLEVDDGTRTVAVPTTAGASAAILALGHGANVRAVAMRTSVPLGAEVELTVPDLVLQAPEGAIGPGDRIAWTWSGGDAYFVVELLVSNGDLGYAPYLLMSTNEREVEVPDLADIGIAWPEGRATSIYVYAFAPVEGFEGDEATSFEWGAAINHALSDDLPAYDGALVRVESHTHTSGSD, from the coding sequence ATGAGCCGTTCCTCGACGTTCGTCACCACCTGTCTCTTGTCGTCGCTCGTCGTCGTCGCGACCCCGGGCTGCGGCGCGGGGCCCTCGAGCCCGATGCCCGACGCCGGTCCGCTCGCGCAGGGCGATGCGGCGATGCCGATGCCCGGCGACGACGCCGCGGCCCCCGAGCCCACGACGCTCGACGTCTCCGGCACGCTGATCGACGAAGCGGGCGCGCCGGTCGCCGGCGCGCACGTGCACGCGGGCGGGCGAAGCGCGATGACCGACGCCGAAGGGCGCTTCGCGATCGACGCGCTGAGCGCGCCGTACGCGCTCCGGATCTCGTTCACCGGTGAGACGCGCGTGTTCGTGTTCGACGCGCTCTCGAGCGCGACGCCGGTGCTGCGATTGCGGCGCGGGTGGGCCGTGCGCGACGCGTCGCTGCGCGGCGCGATCGCGATGGGCGCGACGCCGCTCGGCGACGACGAGTCGATCCGCGTCGGCGTCACGACGCACGACCGCCACTTCGATGGCGTCGCGGCGCTCACGCACGACAGCCAAGCGGTCTGGGAGCTCGGCGCGACCGCGAGCGCGTCGCTGCTCGCGGTGCGCGTGCGCGAGGACGCGGAGGGCTGGCCCGTCGCGTACACGTGGCTCGCGACCGCGTCGCGCGAGGACGTCGCCGAGGACGCGACGCTCACCGGTGTCGACCTCGTCGGCACGCCGTGCGGCACGGCGCACGTCGATCTCTCGATGCGCTTCAACGAGGGCGCGGCGCAGGGCTATCTCTACGCGTACGCGCGCGTGGGCGACGCGTTCGTGCGGGTGACCGACGGGCTCGAGGTCGACGATGGAACGCGCACCGTCGCGGTGCCGACGACGGCGGGCGCGTCCGCGGCGATCCTCGCGCTCGGCCACGGCGCGAACGTGCGCGCGGTCGCGATGCGCACGTCGGTGCCGCTCGGCGCGGAGGTCGAGCTGACCGTGCCCGATCTCGTGCTGCAGGCGCCCGAGGGCGCGATCGGTCCCGGCGATCGCATCGCGTGGACGTGGAGCGGCGGCGACGCGTACTTCGTCGTCGAGCTGCTCGTGTCGAACGGAGATCTCGGCTACGCGCCGTACCTGCTGATGTCGACGAACGAGCGCGAGGTCGAGGTCCCCGACCTCGCCGACATCGGCATCGCGTGGCCCGAAGGACGCGCGACCTCGATCTACGTGTACGCGTTCGCGCCGGTCGAGGGCTTCGAGGGCGACGAGGCGACCTCGTTCGAGTGGGGCGCCGCGATCAACCACGCGCTGAGCGACGACCTCCCCGCGTACGACGGAGCGCTGGTGCGCGTCGAGAGCCACACGCACACGTCGGGCAGCGACTGA
- a CDS encoding SRPBCC family protein has protein sequence MRNAFGAEFRRLEDRDHLGQRAMVAVAIRTYDTTIEDLWEALTSPERLPRWFLPIEGDLKLGGRYQLVGNAGGTITRCDRPEALDVTWEFGGGVSWVNVRLAPDGKRTKLTLEHIAPRDGVGEEHLAKYGPGAVGIGWDLALYGLALHIDAGGAPVDRAAVDAWMASSEGKAFVRASGDAWGDAHAASGEDREAAREKAERTIAFYTGG, from the coding sequence ATGCGAAATGCGTTCGGCGCGGAGTTCCGTCGGCTCGAGGATCGCGATCACCTGGGGCAACGCGCGATGGTCGCGGTCGCGATCCGCACCTACGACACGACGATCGAGGATCTCTGGGAGGCGCTCACGAGCCCGGAGCGACTGCCGCGCTGGTTCCTCCCGATCGAAGGCGATCTGAAGCTCGGCGGGCGCTATCAGCTCGTCGGCAACGCGGGCGGGACGATCACGCGCTGCGATCGCCCCGAAGCGCTCGACGTGACGTGGGAGTTCGGCGGCGGCGTGAGCTGGGTGAACGTGCGGCTCGCGCCCGACGGAAAGCGCACGAAGCTCACGCTCGAGCACATCGCGCCGCGCGACGGCGTCGGCGAAGAGCACCTCGCGAAGTACGGCCCGGGGGCGGTCGGCATCGGCTGGGATCTCGCGCTCTACGGCCTCGCGCTGCACATCGACGCGGGCGGCGCGCCGGTGGATCGCGCCGCGGTCGACGCGTGGATGGCGTCGAGCGAGGGCAAGGCGTTCGTGCGCGCGAGCGGTGACGCGTGGGGCGACGCGCACGCCGCGTCGGGCGAGGATCGCGAGGCCGCGCGCGAGAAAGCGGAGCGCACGATCGCGTTCTACACTGGCGGCTGA
- a CDS encoding ArsR/SmtB family transcription factor, translated as MHAFDVLGDPVRRRILELLAADGEHTSGEIVAIVGREFGITQSAVSQHLKVLRESGLTSVRVEGTRRVYAVDARPLAEVDAWLDRFRTFWEPRLDALATEIARGKRKRSR; from the coding sequence ATGCACGCCTTCGACGTCCTGGGAGACCCGGTGCGGCGGCGCATCCTCGAGCTCCTGGCGGCCGACGGCGAGCACACCTCGGGTGAGATCGTCGCGATCGTCGGGCGCGAGTTCGGGATCACGCAGTCCGCGGTCTCCCAGCACTTGAAGGTGCTGCGCGAGAGCGGGCTCACGAGCGTGCGCGTGGAAGGCACGCGCCGCGTCTACGCCGTCGACGCGCGCCCGCTCGCCGAGGTCGACGCCTGGCTCGATCGCTTCCGCACGTTCTGGGAGCCGCGCCTCGACGCGCTCGCCACCGAGAT